The Channa argus isolate prfri chromosome 14, Channa argus male v1.0, whole genome shotgun sequence genome includes a window with the following:
- the cyp7b1 gene encoding cytochrome P450 7B1 isoform X1, translating to MSSLLLILLGLLSLLLCVLRRRTRREGEPPLIRGFIPYIGKALQFGKDAHRFLEAHRKKYGDIFTVHIAGRYMTFIMDPLMYPSIIKQGRQLDFHEFSNKVAPFTFGYPPIVNGKFPGLNEQIKRSFNLLQGDGLNSLTESMMGNLMLLFHQDHLEEGGDWKRGSMFDFCFSIMFEATFLTLYGRPASGCRHSGMGPLREDFLEFDSMFPLLIAQIPIWLLGRTKAIRKKLINYFLLPRMSHWSNTSQFIKIRAELFEQYDTLCDVDKGAHHFAILWASVGNTAPATFWAMYYLVSHPDALEAVQQEIHGVLRLSDVEFSSDRDVKLSREQLDKLHYLESAINESLRLSSASTNIRVAQEDFSLRLDAERSVSVRKGDIIALYPQSMHLDPEIYEDPQTFRFDRYMQDGKEKTDFYKGGQKLKYYLMPFGSGSTMCPGRFFALNEIKQFLCLLLLYFDLELEEGQSRATLDPSRAGLGVLLPATDVRFRYRPRTV from the exons ATGTCCTCGCTGCTCCTGATCCTGCTCGGCCTCCTCTCGCTGCTGCTGTGCGTCCTCCGCCGCAGGACCAG GAGAGAAGGTGAACCTCCGTTAATCAGAGGTTTCATCCCTTACATTGGGAAAGCTCTGCAGTTTGGAAAAGATGCTCACAGATTCCTTGAAGCACACAGGAAGAAATATGGGGACATATTCACAGTGCACATCGCAG GTAGATACATGACCTTCATAATGGACCCACTGATGTATCCCAGCATCATCAAGCAGGGCCGGCAGCTTGACTTCCATGAGTTCTCCAACAAGGTTGCTCCCTTCACCTTTGGCTACCCACCCATCGTCAACGGCAAGTTCCCTGGCCTGAACGAACAGATCAAGCGCTCCTTCAACCTCCTGCAGGGAGACGGCCTCAATTCCCTGACAGAGAGCATGATGGGTAACCTCATGCTGCTGTTTCATCAGGACCACCTGGAGGAGGGTGGCGACTGGAAGAGGGGCAGCATGTTCGATTTCTGTTTCTCCATCATGTTCGAGGCCACCTTTCTCACCTTGTACGGCAGACCGGCGTCAGGCTGCCGCCACAGTGGGATGGGCCCCCTGAGGGAGGACTTCCTTGAGTTCGACAGCATGTTTCCCCTCCTCATTGCTCAGATCCCCATCTGGCTGCTGGGTCGTACCAAAGCTATCCGCAAGAAGCTCATCAACTACTTCCTGCTGCCCAGGATGTCACATTGGTCCAACACGTCGCAGTTCATAAAGATTCGGGCGGAGCTCTTTGAGCAGTATGACACGCTGTGTGATGTCGACAAAGGAG CTCATCACTTTGCCATCCTGTGGGCGTCTGTGGGGAACACCGCCCCCGCCACCTTTTGGGCCATGTACTATCTGGTGAGTCACCCCGATGCTCTGGAAGCCGTCCAGCAGGAGATCCATGGCGTCCTGAGGCTCAGCGACGTGGAGTTCAGCAGCGACAGAGACGTAAAGTTGAGCCGAGAGCAGCTGGACAAACTCCATTATCTGG AGAGCGCCATCAACGAGAGCCTCCGTCTTTCCTCGGCCTCCACCAACATCCGCGTGGCTCAGGAGGACTTCAGCCTGCGCCTGGACGCCGAGCGCTCTGTCTCCGTCAGGAAAGGAGACATCATCGCCCTTTATCCTCAGAGCATGCACCTGGACCCCGAGATCTATGAGGATCCACAG ACATTCCGCTTTGACCGCTACATGCAGGACGGCAAAGAGAAGACAGATTTCTACAAGGGTGGCCAAAAGCTCAAGTATTACCTCATGCCCTTTGGCTCCGGCTCCACCATGTGTCCTGGAAGATTCTTCGCTCTCAACGAGATCAAGCAGTTCCTGTGTCTCCTGCTGCTCTACTTTGACTTGGAGCTGGAGGAAGGTCAGAGCAGAGCCACTCTGGACCCCAGCAGAGCTGGACTGGGAGTCCTGCTGCCCGCCACAGATGTGCGCTTCCGCTACAGACCCCGAACGGTTTAA
- the cyp7b1 gene encoding cytochrome P450 7B1 isoform X2: MTFIMDPLMYPSIIKQGRQLDFHEFSNKVAPFTFGYPPIVNGKFPGLNEQIKRSFNLLQGDGLNSLTESMMGNLMLLFHQDHLEEGGDWKRGSMFDFCFSIMFEATFLTLYGRPASGCRHSGMGPLREDFLEFDSMFPLLIAQIPIWLLGRTKAIRKKLINYFLLPRMSHWSNTSQFIKIRAELFEQYDTLCDVDKGAHHFAILWASVGNTAPATFWAMYYLVSHPDALEAVQQEIHGVLRLSDVEFSSDRDVKLSREQLDKLHYLESAINESLRLSSASTNIRVAQEDFSLRLDAERSVSVRKGDIIALYPQSMHLDPEIYEDPQTFRFDRYMQDGKEKTDFYKGGQKLKYYLMPFGSGSTMCPGRFFALNEIKQFLCLLLLYFDLELEEGQSRATLDPSRAGLGVLLPATDVRFRYRPRTV, encoded by the exons ATGACCTTCATAATGGACCCACTGATGTATCCCAGCATCATCAAGCAGGGCCGGCAGCTTGACTTCCATGAGTTCTCCAACAAGGTTGCTCCCTTCACCTTTGGCTACCCACCCATCGTCAACGGCAAGTTCCCTGGCCTGAACGAACAGATCAAGCGCTCCTTCAACCTCCTGCAGGGAGACGGCCTCAATTCCCTGACAGAGAGCATGATGGGTAACCTCATGCTGCTGTTTCATCAGGACCACCTGGAGGAGGGTGGCGACTGGAAGAGGGGCAGCATGTTCGATTTCTGTTTCTCCATCATGTTCGAGGCCACCTTTCTCACCTTGTACGGCAGACCGGCGTCAGGCTGCCGCCACAGTGGGATGGGCCCCCTGAGGGAGGACTTCCTTGAGTTCGACAGCATGTTTCCCCTCCTCATTGCTCAGATCCCCATCTGGCTGCTGGGTCGTACCAAAGCTATCCGCAAGAAGCTCATCAACTACTTCCTGCTGCCCAGGATGTCACATTGGTCCAACACGTCGCAGTTCATAAAGATTCGGGCGGAGCTCTTTGAGCAGTATGACACGCTGTGTGATGTCGACAAAGGAG CTCATCACTTTGCCATCCTGTGGGCGTCTGTGGGGAACACCGCCCCCGCCACCTTTTGGGCCATGTACTATCTGGTGAGTCACCCCGATGCTCTGGAAGCCGTCCAGCAGGAGATCCATGGCGTCCTGAGGCTCAGCGACGTGGAGTTCAGCAGCGACAGAGACGTAAAGTTGAGCCGAGAGCAGCTGGACAAACTCCATTATCTGG AGAGCGCCATCAACGAGAGCCTCCGTCTTTCCTCGGCCTCCACCAACATCCGCGTGGCTCAGGAGGACTTCAGCCTGCGCCTGGACGCCGAGCGCTCTGTCTCCGTCAGGAAAGGAGACATCATCGCCCTTTATCCTCAGAGCATGCACCTGGACCCCGAGATCTATGAGGATCCACAG ACATTCCGCTTTGACCGCTACATGCAGGACGGCAAAGAGAAGACAGATTTCTACAAGGGTGGCCAAAAGCTCAAGTATTACCTCATGCCCTTTGGCTCCGGCTCCACCATGTGTCCTGGAAGATTCTTCGCTCTCAACGAGATCAAGCAGTTCCTGTGTCTCCTGCTGCTCTACTTTGACTTGGAGCTGGAGGAAGGTCAGAGCAGAGCCACTCTGGACCCCAGCAGAGCTGGACTGGGAGTCCTGCTGCCCGCCACAGATGTGCGCTTCCGCTACAGACCCCGAACGGTTTAA